The Flavobacterium faecale genomic sequence CACTCAATTGTGCTGGTAAGAATTTTTCAATTACAGCTACTTGCGCCAATTCTGGTTCAGCAAGGTCTGGACGGTTTTGTTCTGTATAGATTCTTGCGCTTTCTTTTCTTGTTTTTACCAAACGTTGTAGCAATTTCACCTCTTCGTCTTCTGAAATTTCTTCTTTGGTACCTGTAGCGGTTTGCGCTAACAGTAATTCAGATTTGATGGCTCTTAATGCTTCTAATGCTACTGTATCTTTGGCTTTCATGGCAGTTTTGATATTGTCCATGATGTTTGCTGCTAAACTCATAATTATGATTTTTTATATTTTTTATATTGACTATTATGTACTGAATATTTATTATGCCCCAGATGGTAGTGAAAAGCATTTTGAGAGAAAATGGATTTTCTATAGGGTTTAAAAAGCGACCGAAGGAAGCTCTTTTAAAGACTAATAAAAAACCATTTTGCGATAAAATCTTGAAACGAACAGTTGGATTAGGCCCAAATAAACAGTACCAAACTGGCAACGAAGATAAAAAAAATAACCCGAAAATTAACTAAAATTTTCGGGTTAGCTTTTAATAAACGTTACGTTTTAATCTACGTTATCGTGTAAAAACGAATTGTTTGATCGTAACTGTAAATCGTTGTTGCTGTCTCTCCCCACAGAGGTACGAGAGTTGGCATTATTGATTTGCTGATTCGAAATATCTATCCCTAATCTTTTGTAAGCAGGCTCTTTTTCAAACTCTTCTACTTTTGAAACATTGTTATGAAACTTATAGTTGAATTCTTTTAATTTCTTACGTCTTTCGTCTGCTCTCATTCTCAAAGTTTCTTCGATTGTCATCTCCATTGGAGAAATATCTTCGAATCTAACTTCTTCTTTTTGAGACAAATCTACTTGCTTCATCGTGATATTTAGTTCAGCTGGAATTTCTTCTACTGCAACTTTAGCCACTGGTTTTGAAGCCATCAATTCATTTTCGGCATCCATGTATTCTTCTAAAGAATATTTGATGATCCCGTTTTCAGCCACCTCAGTAACGGGTACAAATTGTACTGGTTCGTTTACTTTGATTTCGCGTGTTTCTTGAGTCAATTCGAAAACTACATTTTCATCTGCCTCTTTAACCACATCTTTTACTACAGCTTTTGGTTTTTCTAATGGCAAGTCAAAAGTAAAAACAGCCTGTTCTTGTCTTTCAGTTGCTCTTGGTTGTACCGGTGCTGCAGCTCTTGGTTGTGTGAACGTGAATTCGATATCCTTTATTGGCGAAACGATTTCAAAAGTAACATCTAGATTTTTAATAAAATCTGACATTTCAACTAAATCATTATTTTCAGCAACTGGAGTTGGCACAGGTGCAACAAGTACCGGAGCTGGTTTTACTTCGTCATCAATTAAATCAAAAACGATTCTTTTATCTTCTTCTTTAGTAACAGGAACATCTGTGTTTAAATCAAAACTTGTCAATGTATTTTGAGACAAGTTGTACACACTTTTTTGTTCGTCTTCAAGTGTGTGAATGATCTTTTTTGGCTCCGTATTTACGATTCCATTTTGTTGTTCGATATCAAAACCAGTTGCGATGATAGTTACAGCAATGGCATCACCTAGCGTGTCGTCTTCACCAACACCCATTATAATATTGGCATTGTGACCTGCTTCAGTTTGAATATGGTCATTGATTTCACCAATTTCGTCTAATGTGATTTCATTTGAGCCAGAAACGATGAGCAACAAAACGTTTTTGGCACCTGTAATTTTATTATCATTCAATAACGGAGAATCCAAAGCTGAAACGATTGCTTCTTTCG encodes the following:
- the ftsZ gene encoding cell division protein FtsZ gives rise to the protein MMSNSEFGSISFDLPKNQSNVIKVIGVGGGGSNAINHMFQQGIKGVDFIVCNTDSQALQNSSVPNKIQLGVNLTEGLGAGANPDVGQQSAIESIADIEKMLDRNTKMVFITAGMGGGTGTGAAPVIAQLAKEREILTVGIVTLPFTFEGKVRLEQALLGIEKLRKQVDSLIVINNNKLREVYGNLGFKAGFSKADEVLATASRGIAEVITHHYTQNIDLRDAKTVLSNSGTAIMGSAISEGENRAKEAIVSALDSPLLNDNKITGAKNVLLLIVSGSNEITLDEIGEINDHIQTEAGHNANIIMGVGEDDTLGDAIAVTIIATGFDIEQQNGIVNTEPKKIIHTLEDEQKSVYNLSQNTLTSFDLNTDVPVTKEEDKRIVFDLIDDEVKPAPVLVAPVPTPVAENNDLVEMSDFIKNLDVTFEIVSPIKDIEFTFTQPRAAAPVQPRATERQEQAVFTFDLPLEKPKAVVKDVVKEADENVVFELTQETREIKVNEPVQFVPVTEVAENGIIKYSLEEYMDAENELMASKPVAKVAVEEIPAELNITMKQVDLSQKEEVRFEDISPMEMTIEETLRMRADERRKKLKEFNYKFHNNVSKVEEFEKEPAYKRLGIDISNQQINNANSRTSVGRDSNNDLQLRSNNSFLHDNVD
- a CDS encoding GatB/YqeY domain-containing protein, whose protein sequence is MSLAANIMDNIKTAMKAKDTVALEALRAIKSELLLAQTATGTKEEISEDEEVKLLQRLVKTRKESARIYTEQNRPDLAEPELAQVAVIEKFLPAQLSEEEVETIIAKIIADSGASGIASMGKVMGLASAQLGGTAEGKTISSIVKKLLV